A single Hippocampus zosterae strain Florida chromosome 19, ASM2543408v3, whole genome shotgun sequence DNA region contains:
- the paqr8 gene encoding membrane progestin receptor beta isoform X1 — protein MSLQSSSPSIVVFHLQDPAMSGEFLQRIGTFISSAKQIGRLPRLCDLVSSSLPVPSPTVLSGQVPSLFREPYILSGYRPVHQKWHCYLFSLFQRHNESLNVWTHLLAAVVLLQRWWAKIGAMGYTFTAASLPLGLFVVSSLTYLFFSAAAHLFQSHSEHAHYFLFFMDYVGVAVYQYGCSLGHYFYVSEPAWRDSCFGSLFLPGAAFLGWLSCAGCCFAKSRYRRPYPIGRKICQLIPATLAYLLDISPVVHRLSTASWLEEPSLPFHALQIAFLLLSVVFFSCPIPERFFPGRCDFLGQGHQIFHLLLSLCTLFQLEALFWDYVGRRDTLVETFGESQLWCASISFPALFLFCILTALVTMRHKQKQLRGQKRREN, from the exons ATGTCACTGCAATCGTCGTCACCTTCAAT tgTTGTCTTTCATCTGCAAGATCCAGCGATGTCGGGAGAGTTTCTTCAGCGAATCGGCACCTTCATCTCAAGCGCAAAGCAGATCGGCCGGCTCCCCCGACTTTGTGACCTCGTATCTTCCTCCTTGCCGGTGCCGAGCCCCACTGTCCTTTCCGGTCAAGTCCCCAGCTTGTTTCGGGAACCTTACATCTTGTCGGGATACCGCCCGGTCCATCAGAAGTGGCACTGTTACCTCTTCAGCCTCTTCCAGAGACACAACGAATCCCTTAATGTTTGGACCCACTTGCTGGCGGCTGTTGTGCTCCTGCAACGCTGGTGGGCTAAAATCGGAGCCATGGGGTACACCTTTACGGCAGCCTCTCTGCCTTTAGGCCTCTTTGTTGTGTCTTCCCTGACCTATTTGTTCTTCAGTGCAGCAGCTCATCTCTTTCAGTCTCACTCTGAGCATGCGCACtattttttgttcttcatgGACTACGTGGGTGTGGCTGTTTATCAGTACGGATGTTCCCTCGGACATTATTTTTATGTATCTGAGCCGGCATGGAGAGACAGCTGCTTTGGCTCCCTGTTCCTGCCCGGCGCTGCTTTCTTGGGCTGGCTTTCCTGCGCCGGCTGCTGTTTCGCCAAGTCCAGATATCGGCGGCCGTATCCTATCGGTCGTAAAATTTGTCAGCTGATCCCCGCCACCCTGGCCTATCTACTGGACATCAGTCCTGTGGTTCACCGGCTTTCAACGGCGTCCTGGCTGGAGGAGCCCTCACTGCCCTTCCACGCCCTCCAGATCGCGTTTTTACTTTTGAGCGTTGTCTTCTTCTCCTGCCCCATACCCGAACGCTTCTTCCCAGGCCGCTGTGATTTTCTCGGCCAAGGTCACCAAATCTTTCATCTGCTTCTGTCCCTGTGCACCCTGTTTCAGCTGGAGGCTCTCTTCTGGGACTATGTCGGGCGGAGGGATACGTTGGTGGAGACATTTGGAGAAAGCCAGCTGTGGTGTGCAAGTATATCCTTCCCCGCCCTGTTCctgttttgcattttgacaGCACTTGTAACAATGAGGCACAAACAGAAACAACTACGGGGTCAAAAACGGAGAGAGAATTAA
- the stmn4 gene encoding stathmin-4, which yields MTLAAYKEKVKELPLVSLFCACFRPQNVEKATYKAEDAVDLGWSAIKDVEVKELNKRASGQAFEVILKPPSFDGLPELNATMPQRRDPSLEEIQKKLEAAEERRKCQEAELLKHLAEKREHERGVIQKAFEENNNFIKNAKEKLEQKMEANKENREALLAAMLERLQEKDKHAEEVRKNKELKEEACR from the exons ATGACTCTCGCAG CCTACAAAGAGAAGGTGAAAGAGCTCCCCCTGGTGTCTCTGTTCTGCGCCTGCTTCAGGCCACAGAATGTGGAGAAGGCCACGTACAAGGccgagg ACGCAGTGGATCTGGGATGGAGCGCCATCAAGGACGTGGAGGTCAAAGAGTTAAACAAGAGGGCGTCGGGTCAGGCTTTCGAGGTCATCCTGAAGCCGCCCTCGTTTGACGGCTTACCGGAGCTCAACGCGACCATGCCTCAGCGCAGGGACCCGTCCCTGGAGGAGATCCAGAAGAAGCTGGAGGCCGCCGAGGAAAGACGAAAG TGTCAGGAGGCGGAGCTACTGAAGCACCTGGCCGAGAAGAGGGAGCACGAGCGAGGGGTGATCCAGAAGGCCTTTGAGGAGAACAACAATTTCATCAAGAATGCCAAGGAGAAGCTGGAGCAGAAGATGGAGGCAAACAAGGAGAACAGGGAGGCCTTGTTGGCCGCCATGTTGGAGAGGCTGCAGGAGAAG GACAAACATGCGGAGGAGGTGAGGAAGAACAAGGAGCTGAAGGAGGAGGCCTGCCGATAG
- the mcm3 gene encoding DNA replication licensing factor MCM3, with the protein MATDGGDDRVMREAQRDYLDFLDDDQDQGIYQSKVRDMISENKSRLIVNINDLRRRNDVRAAKLMNNAFEELMAFQLALKDLVASVDATYAKQYEEFNIGLEGSFGSKHVTPRTLTSRLLGSMVCVEGIITKCSLVRPKVVRSVHYCPATNKTMERKYTDLTSLDAFPSSSIYPTKDEENNPLETEFGLSVYKDHQTITVQEMPEKAPAGQLPRSVDIILDNDLVDVVKPGDRVQVIGTYRCLPGKKGGFTSGTFRTIMIACHIKQMSKEASPSFKADDISKIRNFCCSRSVNVFDQLSRSLAPSIHGHEYIKKAILCMLLGGVEKVLENGSRIRGDINILLIGDPSVAKSQLLRYVLHTAPRAIPTTGRGSSGVGLTAAVTTDQETGERRLEAGAMVLADRGVVCIDEFDKMSDMDRTAIHEVMEQGRVTIAKAGIHARLNARCSVLAAANPVYGRYDQYKTPMENIGLQDSLLSRFDLLFIVLDQMDPEQDREISDHVLRMHRYRDPREQEGAAMALGGSVDVLATEDPDAAAQEHEELQVYEKHNNLLHGNKKKRERIVSKEFMRKYIHIAKGVTPVLTEEAANHIAEEYSRLRSQEQLGADIARTSPVTARTLETLIRLSTAHAKARMSKVVEMEDSEVAVELVQFAYFKKVLEKEKKRSRKEHASGSDEEEDEEVASTQQSQRSQRKRVRRGSQGSEPYSPYDFTEEQDVPDIQVAAVKKAKQVEEEQMDTSLTADGSELSSEKLKEFKSSLFAVFQSAHAQSVKMQALMEGVNKERQVRFTEAEVRAALTRMQDDNQVMVADDIIFLI; encoded by the exons ATGGCTACAGATGGTGGAGATGATCGAGTGATGAGGGAGGCGCAGAGGGATTATCTGGACTTCCTGGACGATGAT CAAGACCAGGGCATTTACCAGAGCAAAGTCCGTGACATGATCAGCGAGAACAAGTCGCGTCTCATCGTCAACATTAACGACCTGAGGAGACGCAACGACGTGCGGGCTGCCAA GTTGATGAACAATGCTTTTGAAGAGCTTATGGCCTTCCAGCTGGCCCTGAAGGACTTGGTGGCCTCGGTGGATGCCACCTACGCCAAACAGTACGAGGAGTTCAACATCGGCCTGGAGGGAAGCTTCGGCTCCAAGCACGTCACCCCCAGGACGTTGACGTCGAGGCTGCTGGGCAGTATGGTCTGTGTGGAGGGCATCATCACCAAGT GTTCTCTTGTGCGCCCCAAAGTGGTGCGCAGTGTCCACTACTGCCCTGCCACCAACAAGACCATGGAGCGGAAGTACACCGATTTGACCTCCTTGGATGCTTTCCCTTCTAGTTCCATCTACCCCACAAAG GACGAGGAGAACAACCCTCTCGAAACGGAGTTCGGTCTGTCCGTCTACAAGGACCACCAGACCATCACGGTGCAGGAGATGCCAGAGAAAGCCCCAGCGGGCCAGTTGCCTCGCTCTGTGGACATCATTCTGGACAACGACCTCGTGGATGTGGTCAAACCGGGAGACAGGGTGCAGGTCATCGGGACGTACCGCTGCCTGCCCGGAAAGAAGGGAGGCTTCACTTCCGGGACGTTCAG GACCATCATGATCGCCTGTCATATCAAACAGATGAGCAAGGAAGCGTCCCCGTCCTTCAAAGCCGACGACATCAGCAAAATTCGAAACTTCTGTTGCAGTCGGTCTGTG AACGTTTTTGATCAGCTGTCTCGCTCGCTGGCCCCCAGCATCCACGGTCACGAGTACATCAAGAAGGCCATTCTCTGCATGCTGCTCGGTGGTGTGGAGAAGGTCCTGGAAAACGGCTCGCGAATCAGAGGAGACATCAATATCCTGCTCATCg GCGACCCTTCCGTTGCCAAGTCTCAGCTTCTGCGTTACGTTCTCCACACCGCACCAAGAGCCATCCCAACCACTGGACGGGGTTCCTCAGGGGTGGGCTTGACCGCCGCCGTCACCACTGACCAGGAAACCG GGGAGCGGCGCCTGGAGGCCGGCGCCATGGTGCTGGCCGACCGCGGCGTGGTGTGCATCGACGAGTTCGACAAGATGTCCGACATGGACCGCACCGCCATCCATGAGGTCATGGAGCAGGGTCGAGTCACCATCGCCAAAGCCGGCATCCACGCCCGCCTGAACGCCCGCTGCTCCGTTCTGGCGGCCGCCAACCCCGTCTACGGCAGG TACGACCAGTATAAAACCCCCATGGAGAACATCGGACTGCAGGACTCTTTACTGTCACGTTTCGACCTTCTCTTCATCGTACTGGATCAGATGGACCCGGAACAGGACCGTGAAATCTCGGACCACGTCCTGAGGATGCACCGCTAtcgtgaccctcgtgagcagGAGGGTGCAG CGATGGCTCTGGGCGGCTCAGTCGACGTCCTGGCCACCGAGGATCCTGATGCTGCGGCGCAGGAGCATGAAGAGCTGCAGGTCTACGAGAAGCACAACAACCTGCtgcatggaaacaaaaaaaagag AGAGAGGATTGTGAGCAAGGAATTCATGAGGAAGTACATCCACATCGCCAAAGGGGTGACGCCGGTGCTGACGGAAGAGGCGGCCAATCACATCGCGGAAGAGTACTCGAGGCTGAGGAGCCAGGAGCAGCTGGGCGCCGATATTGCCAGG ACATCCCCGGTGACGGCCCGAACACTGGAGACTCTGATCCGCCTGTCCACGGCTCACGCCAAGGCCCGCATGAGCAAAGTCGTGGAGATGGAGGACTCCGAGGTTGCGGTTGAGCTCGTCCAGTTCGCCTACTTCAAGAAG GTTCtcgagaaagaaaagaagcgcTCCAGAAAGGAGCATGCTTCTGGCTCggacgaggaggaagacgaagaGGTCGCATCTACTCAGCAGTCGCAGAGATCTCAGAGAAAGAG GGTGCGCCGCGGGTCACAGGGCAGCGAGCCGTACAGTCCATACGACTTCACTGAAGAGCAGGATGTTCCTGACA TTCAGGTCGCCGCCGTGAAAAAGGCCAAGCAGGTGGAAGAGGAACAAATGGATACCTCCTTAACGGCTGATGGCTCTGAGCTCTCTTCTGAAAA GCTGAAGGAGTTCAAGTCCTCCCTGTTTGCCGTGTTCCAGTCAGCTCACGCTCAGTCGGTAAAGATGCAAGCGCTGATGGAGGGTGTCAACAAAGAACGTCAGGTGCGCTTCACGGAAGCGGAGGTCCGCGCCGCTTTGACTCGCATGCAGGACGACAATCAGGTCATGGTGGCTGATGACATCATCTTCCTCATCTGA
- the paqr8 gene encoding membrane progestin receptor beta isoform X2, giving the protein MSGEFLQRIGTFISSAKQIGRLPRLCDLVSSSLPVPSPTVLSGQVPSLFREPYILSGYRPVHQKWHCYLFSLFQRHNESLNVWTHLLAAVVLLQRWWAKIGAMGYTFTAASLPLGLFVVSSLTYLFFSAAAHLFQSHSEHAHYFLFFMDYVGVAVYQYGCSLGHYFYVSEPAWRDSCFGSLFLPGAAFLGWLSCAGCCFAKSRYRRPYPIGRKICQLIPATLAYLLDISPVVHRLSTASWLEEPSLPFHALQIAFLLLSVVFFSCPIPERFFPGRCDFLGQGHQIFHLLLSLCTLFQLEALFWDYVGRRDTLVETFGESQLWCASISFPALFLFCILTALVTMRHKQKQLRGQKRREN; this is encoded by the coding sequence ATGTCGGGAGAGTTTCTTCAGCGAATCGGCACCTTCATCTCAAGCGCAAAGCAGATCGGCCGGCTCCCCCGACTTTGTGACCTCGTATCTTCCTCCTTGCCGGTGCCGAGCCCCACTGTCCTTTCCGGTCAAGTCCCCAGCTTGTTTCGGGAACCTTACATCTTGTCGGGATACCGCCCGGTCCATCAGAAGTGGCACTGTTACCTCTTCAGCCTCTTCCAGAGACACAACGAATCCCTTAATGTTTGGACCCACTTGCTGGCGGCTGTTGTGCTCCTGCAACGCTGGTGGGCTAAAATCGGAGCCATGGGGTACACCTTTACGGCAGCCTCTCTGCCTTTAGGCCTCTTTGTTGTGTCTTCCCTGACCTATTTGTTCTTCAGTGCAGCAGCTCATCTCTTTCAGTCTCACTCTGAGCATGCGCACtattttttgttcttcatgGACTACGTGGGTGTGGCTGTTTATCAGTACGGATGTTCCCTCGGACATTATTTTTATGTATCTGAGCCGGCATGGAGAGACAGCTGCTTTGGCTCCCTGTTCCTGCCCGGCGCTGCTTTCTTGGGCTGGCTTTCCTGCGCCGGCTGCTGTTTCGCCAAGTCCAGATATCGGCGGCCGTATCCTATCGGTCGTAAAATTTGTCAGCTGATCCCCGCCACCCTGGCCTATCTACTGGACATCAGTCCTGTGGTTCACCGGCTTTCAACGGCGTCCTGGCTGGAGGAGCCCTCACTGCCCTTCCACGCCCTCCAGATCGCGTTTTTACTTTTGAGCGTTGTCTTCTTCTCCTGCCCCATACCCGAACGCTTCTTCCCAGGCCGCTGTGATTTTCTCGGCCAAGGTCACCAAATCTTTCATCTGCTTCTGTCCCTGTGCACCCTGTTTCAGCTGGAGGCTCTCTTCTGGGACTATGTCGGGCGGAGGGATACGTTGGTGGAGACATTTGGAGAAAGCCAGCTGTGGTGTGCAAGTATATCCTTCCCCGCCCTGTTCctgttttgcattttgacaGCACTTGTAACAATGAGGCACAAACAGAAACAACTACGGGGTCAAAAACGGAGAGAGAATTAA